The Triticum dicoccoides isolate Atlit2015 ecotype Zavitan chromosome 6A, WEW_v2.0, whole genome shotgun sequence genome has a window encoding:
- the LOC119316274 gene encoding protein NUCLEAR FUSION DEFECTIVE 6, mitochondrial-like, whose product MAADARSLLRSSSSVLRAAPARPSSIGLGGRRSAHRLLSAPPRILRLPVEACFCLESLLPLHSATAAALLKSMLAVVPGQGIGWIVEDN is encoded by the exons ATGGCCGCCGACGCCAGGTCGTTACTCCGCTCCTCTTCCTCCGTTCTCCGCGCTGCTCCGGCGAGACCGTCTTCCATCGGCCTAGGTGGGCGTCGTTCCGCCCACCGCCTGTTGTCTGCGCCCCCTCGCATTCTCAG GTTGCCCGTGGAGGCGTGCTTCTGCCTGGAGTCGCTGCTGCCGCTGcacagcgccaccgccgccgcactgcTCAAGTCAATGCTCGCCGTTGTGCCCGGCCAAGGCATCGGCTGGATCGTTGAAGATAATTGA
- the LOC119314655 gene encoding red chlorophyll catabolite reductase-like, with product MLRPATSLSVAAPTLPTISRLGRGAAPPLRGRRSGTTVRARMPLEQQQVTLPSLAHREVARALAAEAAAAVPLLPSAVPVDVADFRNSAGTAVGTLDVRRGEPASSIDFMLHSSLHCKVPNGAIDITSVLIFLNALTDAPHFLMEFIQGSPTSMVVILDLLPRKDLALHPEYLQKYYEHTHLDKQREKIEELPQTRPYRSPSLFVRSACSPTAVSVTIDCGQGGEGTLEEIVCGHLASAVKEVLQIWLHSCARDTSEMEEAEREIMIKRDQAVRSKSIEVDLTANLPRMFGPDVSGHIIAEIRKAFGVQLQEA from the exons ATGCTCCGGCCGGCGACCTCTCTCTCTGTGGCTGCGCCCACGCTCCCTACCATCTCCCGCCTCGGCCGTGGCGCGGCTCCGCCTCTCAGGGGCAGAAGGTCGGGCACCACCGtgcgcgcgcgcatgccgctggagCAGCAGCAGGTAACGCTGCCGTCGCTGGCGCACCGGGAGGTAGCGCGAGCGCTGGCAGCCGAGGCGGCAGCAGCCGTGCCGCTGCTGCCGTCGGCTGTGCCCGTCGACGTAGCCGACTTCCGGAACAGCGCTGGGACCGCCGTCGGCACGCTGGACGTGCGCCGAGGCGAGCCTGCCTCGTCG ATTGATTTCATGCTGCACTCGTCACTTCACTGCAAAGTCCCAAATGGCGCAATCGACATTACGTCGGTCCTTATTTTCCTAAATGCCTTGACGGATGCACCACATTTCCTCATGGAGTTCATACAAGGCAGCCCAACTTCAATGGTTGTGATTCTTGATCTGCTCCCACGGAAAGACCTCGCGCTCCACCCGGAGTACCTCCAAAAGTACTATGAACATACTCACTTGGACAAGCAACGTGAGAAGATCGAAGAATTGCCACAAACCCGTCCATACCGGTCGCCATCGCTCTTTGTGCGCAGTGCATGTTCTCCAACAGCGGTGTCGGTCACCATCGATTGCGGGCAAggaggggagggtaccttggaagaGATAGTGTGTGGTCATCTGGCATCAGCTGTGAAGGAGGTTCTTCAAATCTGGCTTCATAGTTGTGCTCGTGACACCTCCGAAATGGAAGAGGCCGAGAGGGAGATCATGATCAAAAGGGACCAAGCTGTAAGATCGAAATCAATCGAGGTCGACCTAACTGCAAATTTGCCTAGGATGTTTGGTCCCGATGTGTCTGGCCACATCATTGCTGAAATCCGTAAGGCCTTTGGGGTACAACTACAAGAGGCCTAG